One Nonomuraea angiospora DNA segment encodes these proteins:
- a CDS encoding transporter: MMSDDDQVTSPEEMLRVIEEQRAATAKWLHGDPLLLYAPWGVAWLLGFTAFFLHYGLDGRPYAPISQMQALAVLMGAQMVAGAVAAFGIVRMNKGIRGDLTARGTMYGYAWFAGMMLVVVIASRVSPLLPPDESGLVWGGASLMVVAVMHMAGGAIWLNWPMFFIGAWVAGVDAVGVLLGAGWHALLTAVLLGGGFIVAGLWLRRRCR, from the coding sequence ATGATGAGCGACGACGACCAGGTGACCAGCCCTGAGGAGATGCTGCGCGTCATCGAGGAGCAGCGCGCCGCCACCGCGAAGTGGCTGCACGGCGATCCGCTCCTGCTCTACGCCCCTTGGGGCGTCGCCTGGCTGCTCGGCTTCACCGCGTTCTTCCTGCACTACGGCCTCGACGGCCGCCCGTACGCGCCGATCTCCCAGATGCAGGCGCTGGCGGTGCTGATGGGCGCGCAGATGGTGGCCGGGGCGGTGGCCGCGTTCGGGATCGTGCGGATGAACAAGGGCATCCGCGGCGACCTCACGGCCAGGGGCACGATGTACGGCTACGCGTGGTTCGCCGGGATGATGCTCGTGGTCGTCATCGCCTCCAGGGTGAGTCCCCTGCTACCGCCCGACGAGAGCGGCCTGGTCTGGGGAGGCGCGTCACTCATGGTCGTCGCGGTCATGCACATGGCCGGGGGCGCGATCTGGCTCAACTGGCCGATGTTCTTCATCGGGGCGTGGGTCGCGGGGGTCGACGCCGTGGGCGTGCTGCTCGGGGCCGGCTGGCACGCGCTGCTGACGGCGGTGCTGCTCGGAGGCGGCTTCATCGTCGCGGGCCTGTGGCTCAGGCGGCGCTGCCGGTGA
- a CDS encoding ABC transporter ATP-binding protein has translation MTILARAIEATRRYGDVLALDRVSLDIRAGELVGLLGPNGAGKSTLINLFVGLRRPTSGTVELLGGSPQDPVMRRGIGVTPQETGLPESLRVGEIVDFVSAHFPKKVDKGELLARFGLADLVRRQVGGLSGGQKRRLAVALAFAGEPRLVFLDEPTTGLDVEARRSLWEGIRSFHEGGGTVLLTSHYLEEIEALAERVVVVGHGRVLADDTVRAVRDMVGVRRVSLVAESLPELPGVIGTEHEDGRTHLMTTDPDRLVVELVRSGTPFSGLEIRPTTLEEAFLTITSKETAHA, from the coding sequence ATGACCATCCTCGCCAGAGCGATCGAGGCCACCCGCCGCTACGGCGACGTGCTGGCGCTCGACCGCGTCTCGCTCGACATCCGGGCGGGCGAGCTCGTCGGGCTGCTCGGCCCGAACGGCGCGGGCAAGTCCACCCTGATCAACCTGTTCGTGGGGCTGCGCCGGCCCACCTCCGGCACGGTCGAGCTGCTCGGCGGCTCCCCGCAGGACCCGGTCATGCGGCGCGGGATCGGCGTGACCCCGCAGGAGACCGGGCTGCCCGAGTCGTTACGCGTCGGCGAGATCGTCGACTTCGTCTCCGCACATTTCCCGAAAAAAGTGGATAAAGGGGAGCTGCTGGCCCGCTTCGGCCTCGCCGACCTGGTCAGGCGGCAGGTCGGCGGCCTGTCCGGCGGGCAGAAGCGGCGGCTGGCCGTGGCGCTGGCCTTCGCGGGCGAGCCGCGGCTGGTCTTCCTGGACGAGCCCACGACCGGCCTGGACGTCGAGGCCAGGCGCTCGCTGTGGGAGGGCATCAGGTCCTTCCACGAGGGCGGCGGCACCGTCCTGCTGACCAGCCACTACCTGGAGGAGATCGAGGCCCTGGCCGAGCGGGTCGTGGTGGTGGGCCACGGCCGCGTGCTGGCCGACGACACGGTGCGGGCCGTACGTGACATGGTGGGCGTGCGGCGCGTCTCGCTCGTCGCCGAGAGCCTGCCCGAGCTGCCCGGCGTGATCGGCACCGAGCACGAGGACGGCCGGACCCACCTGATGACCACCGACCCCGACCGGCTGGTCGTCGAGCTGGTGCGCAGCGGCACCCCGTTCTCCGGCCTCGAGATCAGGCCGACCACCCTGGAGGAGGCCTTCCTCACCATCACCTCGAAGGAGACGGCCCATGCCTAG
- a CDS encoding S1C family serine protease translates to MNANEPHEQGTGGWSQFGSTPPAAGGFPRRDTQIMEQPAPPSSPPKKPGFVTGRKAVAGLALAATAIGGGVVGAVVANAFQPTQLASSATPSPVFKTASNQLTVAQVAAKVQPTVVMIQGQSGEGSGVVLSEDGLILTNNHVVVGAGQGGGQMTVKFNDGKTAKATVVGTDPSTDLAVIRAEGVSGLTKATLGDSDIVKVGDPVLAIGSPLGLDGSVTAGIVSALDRTLTVGGEQRQQIPPGWGWGQQDQGSQTTTIGGAIQTDASINPGNSGGALVNAAGELIGINTAIASDAAGGGVGFAIPVNTAKQVSEQLINSGKVSHAFLGVSVTDATGDVPGALVRQVTDGSPAATAGLRQGDLITKIGDKAVDGGDTVVGQVRGFKPGQQVKITYMRDGKTSDVTVTLQEKK, encoded by the coding sequence ATGAACGCGAACGAGCCTCACGAGCAGGGGACCGGTGGGTGGAGCCAGTTCGGCAGCACCCCGCCGGCCGCCGGGGGCTTTCCCCGGCGGGACACGCAGATCATGGAGCAGCCGGCCCCGCCTTCCTCGCCACCGAAGAAGCCCGGCTTCGTCACAGGCCGCAAGGCCGTTGCCGGGCTCGCCCTGGCGGCCACGGCCATCGGCGGCGGCGTCGTGGGGGCCGTCGTCGCCAACGCGTTCCAGCCGACGCAGCTGGCCAGCAGCGCCACGCCGAGCCCCGTCTTCAAGACGGCCTCCAACCAGCTCACCGTCGCGCAGGTGGCCGCCAAGGTGCAGCCGACCGTCGTGATGATCCAGGGGCAGAGCGGTGAGGGCTCCGGCGTCGTGCTGTCGGAGGACGGGCTCATCCTCACCAACAACCACGTGGTCGTGGGCGCGGGCCAGGGCGGCGGGCAGATGACCGTCAAGTTCAACGACGGCAAGACCGCCAAGGCCACCGTCGTCGGCACCGACCCCTCCACGGACCTGGCCGTCATCAGGGCGGAAGGCGTGTCGGGGCTGACCAAGGCCACGCTCGGCGACAGCGACATCGTCAAGGTCGGCGACCCCGTACTGGCCATCGGAAGCCCGCTCGGCCTCGACGGATCCGTCACCGCGGGCATCGTCAGCGCGCTCGACCGCACGCTCACCGTCGGCGGCGAGCAGCGCCAGCAGATCCCGCCCGGCTGGGGCTGGGGCCAGCAGGACCAGGGGAGCCAGACCACCACGATCGGCGGCGCCATCCAGACCGACGCCTCGATCAACCCCGGCAACTCCGGCGGCGCGCTGGTGAACGCCGCGGGCGAGCTCATCGGCATCAACACCGCGATCGCCTCGGACGCCGCGGGCGGCGGCGTCGGCTTCGCCATCCCGGTCAACACCGCCAAGCAGGTCTCCGAGCAGCTCATCAACAGCGGCAAGGTCAGCCACGCGTTCCTCGGCGTGAGCGTCACCGACGCGACCGGCGACGTGCCGGGAGCCCTCGTCAGGCAGGTCACCGACGGGAGCCCGGCGGCCACGGCGGGACTGCGGCAGGGTGACCTGATCACCAAGATCGGTGACAAGGCGGTTGACGGGGGAGATACTGTAGTTGGGCAGGTCAGAGGTTTTAAACCCGGCCAACAGGTCAAGATCACATACATGAGGGACGGCAAGACGTCCGACGTCACCGTGACCCTCCAAGAGAAGAAGTAA
- a CDS encoding methionine ABC transporter permease: MTWDEILPLLGPATLETAQMVGWSTLFTALLGLPLGVALVVFDRNGLRPAPALKSALGFVVNIGRSLPFIVLMIAVIPFTRLVVGTTIGTAAFVVPLTVGAVPFFARLVETALREVGPDVVQAAQAMGASRATIVRKVLLPEALPGLVAGLTVTVVALIGYSAMAGTLGGGGLGDLAVRYGYQRFETLLMIVTVVLLLVIVQLLQSLGDWVARRLSHK, encoded by the coding sequence ATGACGTGGGATGAGATCCTGCCGCTGCTCGGTCCGGCGACGCTGGAGACGGCGCAGATGGTCGGCTGGTCGACGCTGTTCACGGCGCTGCTCGGGCTGCCGCTCGGCGTGGCGCTGGTGGTGTTCGACCGGAACGGGCTGCGGCCGGCGCCGGCGCTCAAGTCGGCCCTCGGGTTCGTGGTCAACATCGGGCGGTCGCTGCCGTTCATCGTGCTGATGATCGCCGTCATCCCGTTCACCCGGCTCGTCGTCGGCACCACCATCGGGACGGCCGCGTTCGTGGTGCCGCTCACCGTCGGCGCGGTGCCGTTCTTCGCCCGCCTCGTCGAGACGGCGCTCAGGGAGGTCGGCCCGGACGTGGTGCAGGCCGCGCAGGCCATGGGCGCGAGCCGGGCCACCATCGTGCGCAAGGTCCTGCTGCCCGAGGCTCTGCCCGGGCTGGTCGCGGGCCTGACCGTGACCGTCGTCGCGCTCATCGGCTACAGCGCCATGGCCGGCACGCTCGGCGGCGGCGGGCTGGGCGACCTGGCGGTCCGGTACGGCTACCAGCGGTTCGAGACGCTGCTGATGATCGTGACCGTCGTCCTGCTCCTCGTGATCGTGCAACTTCTGCAGAGCCTGGGCGACTGGGTCGCTCGGCGCCTATCTCACAAATAA
- a CDS encoding ABC transporter permease produces the protein MPSLVLAHTRYLMLEQLRVPISLLASAFFPAVSMLAFVVPFAGRDPQQATMATASLMFFGAMSGALIGLSITVAQDREQPWNPYLRTLPAGPFPRFAGRILSTVAVMLVSVIPVLLVAAFLTEATITPVKLLLGLAVLVAGGIPFMLLALFIGFRLSSKAAIAVSQILFFPLAVLGGLLLPPQVLPGFIESVSPYVPTRGAAELLWAVTADRAPNVVALVMLAVWTVVLALAAGWAYRRDEGRRFS, from the coding sequence ATGCCTAGCCTGGTCCTCGCGCACACCCGCTACCTCATGCTGGAGCAGCTCCGGGTGCCCATCAGCCTCCTGGCGAGCGCGTTCTTCCCGGCCGTGTCGATGCTGGCGTTCGTGGTGCCGTTCGCGGGGCGGGATCCGCAGCAGGCCACGATGGCGACGGCGTCGCTGATGTTCTTCGGGGCCATGTCGGGGGCGTTGATCGGGCTCAGCATCACCGTCGCCCAGGACCGCGAGCAGCCCTGGAACCCCTACCTGCGCACGCTCCCGGCGGGCCCGTTCCCCCGCTTCGCCGGGCGGATCCTGTCGACGGTGGCCGTCATGCTGGTCTCGGTGATCCCCGTGCTGCTGGTGGCGGCGTTCCTCACGGAGGCCACCATCACGCCGGTGAAGCTGCTGCTCGGGCTGGCCGTGCTGGTCGCCGGCGGGATCCCGTTCATGCTGCTGGCCCTGTTCATCGGCTTCCGGCTGAGCTCGAAGGCGGCCATCGCGGTCTCGCAGATCCTGTTCTTCCCGCTGGCGGTGCTGGGCGGGCTGCTGCTGCCGCCCCAGGTCCTGCCCGGCTTCATCGAAAGCGTCTCCCCGTACGTGCCGACCCGGGGTGCGGCGGAGCTGCTCTGGGCGGTGACCGCGGACCGCGCCCCGAACGTGGTCGCCCTCGTCATGCTGGCCGTCTGGACGGTCGTCCTCGCCCTCGCCGCGGGCTGGGCCTACCGCCGCGACGAGGGCCGGCGCTTCTCCTGA
- a CDS encoding alpha-amylase family glycosyl hydrolase, producing the protein MPSWAEHAIWWHVYPLGFTGAPATAGDAGGVRHRLRRLESWLDYAVELGCSGLQLGPIFAAESHGYDTVDHLRIDPRLGDDRDFDALVAKARERGLRIVLDGVFNHVGRSFAAGDGWFKRGPGGYEVFEGHHGLVTLDHALPAVQRYVAGVLDHWLGRGASGWRLDAAYAVPAWFWRKVLPEVRERHPEAWFGGEVIHGDYAGYVRESGLDSVTQYELWKAIWSSLNDRNLFELAWALDRHDQLLDTFVPLTFVGNHDVTRLATRLDDPRHLGHALAVLFTVAGLPSVYYGDEQAFQGLKEERAGGDDAIRPAFPAEPGGLAPSGTETYRLHQRLIGFRRRHPWLHRARTTAEQLTNTTVALRSRGGPGEEVVTLLNLGDQPHRFHLGEARPAFQDDRGDPAEVPAHGWRIVTQITKEVGNKGSQGIR; encoded by the coding sequence GTGCCGTCGTGGGCTGAACATGCGATCTGGTGGCACGTCTACCCGCTCGGCTTCACCGGAGCCCCCGCCACGGCGGGCGACGCCGGCGGCGTGCGGCACCGGCTGCGCCGGCTCGAGTCGTGGCTGGACTACGCGGTCGAGCTGGGCTGTTCGGGCCTCCAGCTCGGTCCGATCTTCGCCGCCGAGTCCCACGGTTACGACACCGTCGACCACCTCAGGATCGACCCGCGCCTCGGCGACGATCGCGACTTCGACGCCCTCGTCGCCAAGGCGCGCGAGCGCGGGCTGCGCATCGTCCTCGACGGCGTGTTCAACCACGTGGGCCGCTCCTTCGCGGCCGGCGACGGGTGGTTCAAGCGCGGCCCCGGCGGCTACGAGGTCTTCGAGGGTCACCACGGGCTCGTCACGCTCGACCACGCCCTGCCCGCCGTCCAGCGGTACGTGGCCGGCGTGCTCGACCACTGGCTCGGCCGCGGCGCCTCGGGGTGGCGGCTCGACGCCGCGTACGCCGTGCCGGCGTGGTTCTGGCGGAAGGTCCTGCCGGAGGTACGCGAACGGCATCCGGAGGCGTGGTTCGGCGGCGAGGTGATCCACGGCGACTACGCCGGTTACGTCAGGGAGTCGGGGCTCGACTCGGTCACCCAGTACGAGCTGTGGAAGGCCATCTGGAGCTCGCTCAACGACCGCAACCTCTTCGAGCTCGCCTGGGCCCTCGACCGCCACGACCAGCTGCTCGACACGTTCGTGCCGCTCACGTTCGTCGGGAACCACGACGTCACCAGGCTCGCCACCCGGCTCGACGACCCCCGCCACCTGGGCCACGCGCTGGCCGTGCTGTTCACCGTCGCGGGCCTGCCCAGCGTCTATTACGGGGACGAGCAGGCGTTCCAGGGGCTGAAGGAGGAACGGGCGGGCGGCGACGACGCGATCAGACCGGCGTTCCCCGCGGAGCCGGGCGGCCTGGCGCCGTCCGGGACCGAGACGTACCGGCTACACCAGCGGCTCATCGGCTTCCGCAGGCGCCACCCATGGCTGCACCGGGCCCGGACCACCGCCGAACAGCTCACCAACACCACCGTCGCGCTCCGCAGCCGCGGGGGACCCGGCGAGGAGGTCGTCACGCTGCTGAACCTCGGCGACCAGCCGCACCGCTTCCACCTCGGCGAGGCCCGGCCCGCCTTCCAGGACGATCGGGGGGACCCGGCCGAGGTCCCCGCCCACGGCTGGCGCATCGTGACTCAGATCACCAAAGAAGTAGGGAATAAGGGGAGTCAAGGGATCCGTTGA
- a CDS encoding AMP-binding protein — translation MYPGAIAAVTPDKPAVIMAGSGRIITYRELDEESNRLAHLLRAAGLRPGDHIAFMLANHPLFLAVAWAAQRSGLYYTPISSRLQTGELAYIIGNCGARAFISSADLAAVATSVTAVTPGVETRLMLDGTAEGFESYEEAVAKQPATPIDDECMGVDMLYSSGTTGRPKGVKIPSAHGPLTEPGMLLQLIQALFAPSADSVYLSPAPLYHAAPLRYSLTFQRLGATVVVMERFDPEQFLALVERYGVTHAQLVPTMFIKMLKLPEETRTKYDISSLAYAIHAAAPCPVPVKEQMIDWWGPIIHEYYAGTEGNGFLYVNSQDWLRHKGTVGRSLLGVVHVCDEDGNDLPPGEHGTIYFEKGGRFEYHDDPDKTRSAQDPQGRGWTTLGDIGRLDADGFLYLTDRRSYMIISGGVNIYPQEAENVLSVHPKVADVAVFGVPDEEMGEQVKAVVEPVSMAEAGPGLEAELIAYCRERLAHYKCPKSVDFREQLPRHPTGKLYKRLLRDEYWPASG, via the coding sequence ATGTATCCGGGAGCCATCGCAGCAGTCACCCCAGACAAGCCCGCTGTGATCATGGCGGGCTCCGGACGGATCATCACCTACCGCGAGCTGGACGAGGAGTCCAACCGGCTGGCCCACCTGCTCCGCGCCGCCGGGCTGCGCCCCGGTGACCACATCGCCTTCATGCTCGCCAACCACCCCCTCTTCCTGGCCGTCGCCTGGGCCGCGCAGCGCTCGGGGCTGTACTACACGCCGATCAGCTCCCGCCTGCAGACCGGCGAACTGGCCTACATCATCGGCAACTGCGGCGCCCGGGCGTTCATCTCCAGCGCCGACCTGGCCGCCGTCGCCACCTCGGTCACCGCCGTCACGCCCGGGGTCGAGACGCGGCTCATGCTGGACGGCACGGCCGAGGGCTTCGAGTCGTACGAGGAGGCGGTCGCCAAGCAGCCGGCCACCCCCATCGACGACGAGTGCATGGGCGTGGACATGCTCTACTCCTCGGGCACCACGGGACGGCCGAAGGGCGTCAAGATCCCCTCGGCGCACGGCCCGCTCACCGAGCCCGGCATGCTGCTCCAGCTCATCCAGGCGCTGTTCGCGCCGTCGGCGGACAGCGTCTACCTCTCGCCGGCCCCGCTCTACCACGCCGCCCCGCTGCGCTACAGCCTGACGTTCCAGCGGCTCGGGGCCACGGTGGTGGTGATGGAGCGCTTCGACCCCGAGCAGTTCCTGGCGCTGGTGGAGCGGTACGGGGTGACGCACGCGCAGCTCGTGCCCACGATGTTCATCAAGATGCTCAAACTGCCCGAAGAAACGCGGACAAAGTACGATATTTCCTCGCTCGCGTACGCGATCCACGCCGCCGCCCCCTGCCCCGTCCCCGTCAAGGAGCAGATGATCGACTGGTGGGGCCCGATCATCCACGAGTACTACGCGGGCACCGAGGGCAACGGCTTCCTCTACGTCAACTCCCAGGACTGGCTCCGGCACAAGGGCACGGTCGGCCGCTCCTTGCTCGGCGTCGTGCACGTCTGCGACGAGGACGGTAACGACCTGCCCCCGGGCGAGCACGGCACGATCTACTTCGAGAAGGGCGGCCGGTTCGAGTATCACGACGACCCGGACAAGACCCGCTCCGCGCAGGACCCTCAGGGCAGGGGCTGGACCACGCTCGGCGACATCGGCCGCCTGGACGCCGACGGCTTCCTCTACCTCACCGACCGCCGCTCGTACATGATCATCTCCGGCGGGGTGAACATCTACCCGCAGGAGGCCGAGAACGTCCTGTCGGTGCATCCGAAGGTGGCCGACGTGGCGGTGTTCGGGGTGCCGGACGAGGAGATGGGCGAGCAGGTCAAGGCCGTGGTCGAGCCGGTCTCCATGGCCGAGGCCGGCCCGGGGCTGGAGGCGGAGCTGATCGCGTACTGCCGCGAGCGGCTGGCCCACTACAAGTGCCCGAAGTCGGTGGACTTCCGCGAGCAGCTGCCCCGCCACCCGACGGGCAAGCTCTACAAGCGCCTGCTCAGGGACGAGTACTGGCCGGCTTCCGGGTAA
- a CDS encoding MetQ/NlpA family ABC transporter substrate-binding protein, whose protein sequence is MKFRYIAGAVALALSLAACGSSQPATKAAESADTVLKVGASPVPHAEILNFVKQNLAPAAGLKLEIVEFTDYVQPNVQLDEGQLGANFFQHKPYLDDFNASKGTKLTFVTPVHLEPLGLYSKKITSVSALAGGATVAVPNDATNLGRALKLLADNGLVKLKDGVGTAATERDVVDNPKKLQFKPLEAAQLPRSLEDVDAAVINGNYAIEAGLKPASQALVLEKTEGNPYVNGLVVKAGHEKDANIVTLGKLLQDQKVKDFIKQKYEGSVIPAE, encoded by the coding sequence ATGAAATTTCGTTATATAGCGGGTGCTGTTGCGCTGGCCTTGTCGCTCGCCGCATGCGGATCGTCGCAGCCCGCGACGAAGGCCGCCGAGTCGGCCGACACCGTGCTGAAGGTGGGCGCGAGCCCGGTGCCGCACGCGGAGATCCTCAACTTCGTCAAGCAGAACCTGGCCCCGGCCGCCGGGCTCAAGCTCGAGATCGTGGAGTTCACCGACTACGTGCAGCCGAACGTGCAGCTCGACGAGGGCCAGCTGGGCGCGAACTTCTTCCAGCACAAGCCGTACCTGGACGACTTCAACGCCTCCAAGGGCACCAAGCTGACCTTCGTCACGCCGGTGCACCTGGAGCCGCTGGGCCTCTACTCCAAGAAGATCACCTCAGTGTCCGCGCTGGCCGGTGGCGCGACCGTGGCCGTGCCGAACGACGCCACCAACCTCGGCCGCGCGCTCAAGCTGCTCGCCGACAACGGCCTGGTCAAGCTCAAGGACGGCGTCGGCACCGCCGCCACCGAGCGCGACGTCGTGGACAACCCGAAGAAGCTGCAGTTCAAGCCGCTCGAAGCCGCTCAGCTCCCGCGCTCGCTCGAGGACGTGGACGCCGCCGTCATCAACGGCAACTACGCCATCGAGGCGGGGCTCAAGCCCGCGTCGCAGGCGCTGGTGCTGGAGAAGACCGAGGGCAACCCGTACGTGAACGGCCTCGTCGTCAAGGCCGGCCACGAGAAGGACGCCAACATCGTCACGCTCGGGAAGCTGCTGCAGGACCAGAAGGTCAAGGACTTCATCAAGCAGAAGTACGAGGGCTCCGTCATCCCGGCCGAGTGA
- a CDS encoding transcriptional regulator, protein MAQAALPVTADKAPPELDPVIHAQARLRVVAALNVLGEGSEMAFPALKDLLGMTAGNLSVHLTKLEDAGYVQITKTHKGRTPVTFVALTKRGRLAFDDYTKAIRALLDNAGVTP, encoded by the coding sequence GTGGCTCAGGCGGCGCTGCCGGTGACCGCGGACAAGGCGCCGCCGGAGCTCGACCCGGTGATCCACGCGCAGGCCAGGCTCCGGGTGGTCGCCGCGCTCAACGTGCTCGGCGAGGGGAGCGAGATGGCCTTCCCCGCGCTGAAGGACCTGCTGGGGATGACCGCGGGCAACCTGTCGGTGCACCTCACCAAGCTGGAGGACGCCGGATACGTCCAGATCACCAAGACGCACAAGGGCCGCACGCCGGTCACGTTCGTGGCGCTGACCAAGCGCGGGCGGCTGGCCTTCGACGACTACACCAAGGCGATCCGCGCCTTGCTGGACAACGCTGGAGTGACGCCATGA
- a CDS encoding methionine ABC transporter ATP-binding protein yields the protein MIQASGLRKQYGETVALDGVDLHVREGEIYGVLGQSGAGKSTLLRCVNLLERPTAGTVTVAGQDLTALRSAELNRARQRIGMIHQHFALLSSRTVAGNVAFPLEIMGVPRAERDRRVAELLELVGLAGRGKDRPNQLSGGQKQRVGIARALAGNPSVLLSDEATSALDPATTQSILALLKRLNAELGLTILLITHEMNVVKSVCDSVAIMANGRIEESGAIADLIRTPGSRLTREIFPLPEPAPAGSVTLTFTGDPRQPVVSEVVRKFSVDLSILGGSIEDLAGGSVGRLRVALDGAESAAALAYLRDAGLIVEVEGI from the coding sequence GTGATCCAGGCTTCAGGCCTGCGCAAGCAGTACGGGGAGACCGTCGCGCTGGACGGCGTCGACCTGCACGTGCGCGAAGGCGAGATCTACGGCGTGCTCGGCCAGAGCGGCGCCGGCAAGAGCACGCTTCTGCGCTGCGTCAACCTGCTCGAACGCCCCACCGCGGGCACCGTCACCGTCGCCGGGCAGGACCTGACCGCGCTGCGCAGCGCCGAGCTCAACCGCGCCCGCCAGCGCATCGGCATGATCCACCAGCACTTCGCGCTGCTGAGCTCGCGCACGGTCGCGGGCAACGTCGCCTTCCCCCTGGAGATCATGGGGGTGCCCAGGGCCGAGCGCGACCGCCGCGTGGCCGAGCTGCTGGAGCTCGTCGGGCTCGCGGGGCGCGGCAAGGACCGCCCCAACCAGCTCTCCGGCGGCCAGAAGCAGCGGGTCGGCATCGCCAGGGCGCTCGCGGGCAACCCGTCCGTGCTGCTGTCGGACGAGGCCACCTCCGCGCTCGACCCGGCCACCACCCAGTCGATTCTCGCGCTGCTCAAGCGGCTCAACGCCGAGCTGGGCCTGACGATCCTGCTCATCACCCACGAGATGAACGTCGTCAAGAGCGTCTGCGACTCCGTCGCCATCATGGCGAACGGGCGCATCGAGGAGTCGGGCGCCATCGCGGACCTCATCCGTACCCCCGGATCCCGCTTGACCAGGGAGATCTTCCCGCTGCCCGAGCCCGCCCCGGCCGGCTCGGTGACGCTGACGTTCACCGGCGACCCGCGGCAGCCGGTCGTGTCGGAGGTGGTCAGGAAGTTCTCGGTGGACCTGAGCATCCTGGGCGGTTCGATCGAGGACCTCGCCGGCGGCTCGGTGGGCCGGCTGCGGGTCGCGCTCGACGGCGCCGAGAGCGCCGCGGCGCTGGCGTACCTGCGTGACGCGGGGCTGATCGTGGAGGTGGAGGGCATATGA